The Listeria monocytogenes genome window below encodes:
- a CDS encoding MFS transporter has translation MNQVKGERHSLIVLLVLFIGYTSVYVDKYTIGISLVTVSQDLGFDPSQKGLILSAFFLGYTLFQIPMGYLNNRIGARPVLAVSIIIVGLFLVIFGFGYSLLFLVVIRFLSGALGHAGYPPSVSNYISLHIPLNKRGFAQSAMLASSGFAAFIGPLLIAQLLLSVGWRNTYYWIGIAVILIGLLILIVVPKAPKMDLNAQKEKIKVPFSELLKDKQLWILLLSALFINAANYGLTSWLASYLNEVRGISISEVSYISSLAGLCILIAGVVGGYFISRFFKGKEPIIIFAFCVLGAFAVYGVYLFEQLALSVICLCLCNIFLIMAFTTLMGLPHKLFQQSRIATKYAAINSGGVLGGFFAPMIIGDLVNATNSYQSAFLFLALTLLASGLIVLAIKKDQ, from the coding sequence ATGAATCAGGTCAAAGGAGAAAGGCATTCATTAATTGTATTACTTGTTCTATTTATAGGCTACACCAGTGTATACGTGGATAAATATACTATTGGAATTTCACTTGTAACTGTTTCTCAAGACTTAGGATTTGATCCAAGTCAAAAGGGACTGATTTTAAGTGCGTTCTTTCTCGGTTATACGCTTTTTCAAATTCCAATGGGGTATTTAAACAATCGAATTGGCGCACGACCAGTTCTTGCGGTATCAATTATTATTGTTGGGCTATTTCTTGTGATTTTTGGCTTTGGGTATTCCTTGCTGTTTTTGGTTGTTATTCGTTTCTTATCTGGAGCGCTTGGACACGCAGGTTATCCTCCGTCTGTCAGCAATTATATTTCACTTCATATTCCGTTAAACAAAAGAGGTTTTGCTCAGTCCGCAATGCTTGCTTCCTCTGGCTTTGCGGCATTTATTGGCCCATTATTAATCGCACAACTGTTGCTATCAGTAGGTTGGCGCAATACATATTACTGGATTGGTATTGCGGTGATTTTAATTGGATTGCTGATTTTAATCGTCGTACCCAAAGCGCCGAAAATGGATCTAAATGCTCAAAAAGAAAAAATCAAAGTACCTTTCTCAGAACTTTTAAAAGACAAACAGCTGTGGATTCTTTTGTTATCAGCGCTTTTTATTAATGCAGCGAATTACGGTTTAACAAGTTGGCTTGCTTCTTATTTGAATGAGGTTCGAGGGATTTCTATTAGCGAAGTGAGTTATATTAGTTCTTTAGCCGGGCTTTGTATTTTAATTGCGGGAGTTGTCGGTGGCTATTTCATCAGTCGTTTTTTCAAAGGGAAAGAGCCGATTATTATTTTCGCGTTTTGTGTGCTTGGGGCGTTTGCGGTATACGGGGTGTATTTGTTTGAACAATTAGCGCTATCGGTTATTTGTTTGTGTTTATGTAATATTTTCCTAATCATGGCCTTTACAACACTAATGGGGTTGCCGCACAAGTTGTTTCAGCAAAGCCGTATTGCGACGAAATACGCGGCTATTAACTCGGGCGGTGTACTAGGTGGCTTTTTCGCGCCGATGATTATAGGGGATTTGGTAAATGCGACTAATTCTTATCAATCGGCTTTTCTGTTCTTGGCGTTAACTTTGTTAGCATCGGGATTGATTGTTTTAGCGATTAAAAAAGACCAATAA
- a CDS encoding SDR family oxidoreductase, with product MTNKRVAFILGGSGGIGKAVAQKLVEQNFAVAVHYAGNKAKAETLVENIVKSGGEAISVGGDVADEAQMIHAFDFIESQFGGIDVVVNTAGIMKLSPIATLDMDEFDLIQRTNVRGTFVVSKQAALRVRNGGAIIHFSTSVTRTSFPTYGAYVASKAGVESLTLILARELRGKDITVNAVAPGPTATPLFLTGKDDKTIDNLAKATPLERLGQPEDIAETVAFLAGPARWVNGQVIFTNGGLA from the coding sequence ATGACAAATAAACGTGTTGCATTTATTTTAGGGGGTTCTGGCGGTATTGGTAAGGCCGTCGCCCAAAAATTGGTCGAACAAAATTTTGCGGTTGCAGTTCATTATGCGGGTAATAAGGCTAAAGCCGAGACGCTTGTTGAAAACATTGTGAAGTCTGGTGGAGAAGCGATTAGTGTTGGCGGCGATGTTGCTGATGAGGCGCAGATGATTCATGCATTTGATTTCATTGAAAGCCAGTTTGGCGGAATTGATGTTGTCGTTAACACGGCAGGTATTATGAAATTAAGTCCGATTGCTACTTTGGATATGGATGAGTTTGACCTGATTCAGCGAACCAACGTCCGTGGAACTTTTGTTGTTTCCAAGCAAGCTGCCCTCAGAGTTCGAAATGGCGGTGCGATTATCCATTTTTCCACTTCGGTAACGCGAACAAGTTTTCCGACTTACGGGGCCTATGTTGCTAGTAAGGCCGGGGTTGAGTCGCTCACATTGATTCTGGCACGCGAGCTTCGTGGGAAAGATATAACCGTTAATGCAGTAGCACCCGGCCCGACCGCCACTCCACTATTTTTGACTGGAAAAGATGATAAAACAATCGACAACTTAGCAAAAGCCACACCTTTAGAACGCCTAGGACAACCTGAAGATATCGCAGAAACCGTAGCATTTTTAGCCGGACCTGCACGCTGGGTGAATGGTCAAGTCATTTTCACCAATGGTGGATTAGCTTAA
- a CDS encoding SMUG2 DNA glycosylase family protein, which produces MTENTTIAKRILQFNEALRNSSFDLPEGYRAVNPYSGDQSELVEKITTAFYQKYYNDTKPRRIILGSSPARRGSAVTGVPFEDAKHLQNETGIFIDEFYINQSSSDFLYDVMTEYGSCEQFYTDFYMNFVCPLGIVRTNAKGNEVNCNYYENKKLQTALKSFILESIRRQIDFGIDTSVCYCIGSGENFHFLSKINDEHHFFGTIIPLEHPRFIMQYNSKNKDVYMKKYLCALKS; this is translated from the coding sequence ATGACTGAAAATACAACTATTGCTAAACGAATATTGCAGTTTAATGAGGCGCTTAGGAATAGTTCGTTTGATTTGCCGGAGGGGTACCGCGCAGTTAATCCCTATTCTGGAGATCAAAGCGAACTAGTGGAAAAAATAACAACGGCATTTTATCAGAAATATTATAATGATACTAAACCGCGCCGAATAATACTTGGAAGTTCTCCCGCGCGGAGAGGTTCTGCTGTGACAGGTGTCCCTTTTGAAGACGCGAAACACCTTCAAAACGAAACTGGTATTTTTATTGATGAATTTTATATAAACCAGTCTTCCTCAGATTTTTTATATGATGTTATGACAGAATACGGGAGTTGTGAGCAATTTTATACTGACTTTTACATGAATTTTGTCTGTCCACTTGGTATTGTACGCACGAATGCAAAAGGCAATGAAGTTAATTGCAACTATTATGAGAATAAGAAACTTCAAACCGCGCTGAAGTCATTTATACTAGAGTCCATCCGCCGTCAAATAGATTTTGGGATAGATACTTCAGTCTGCTACTGCATTGGCAGTGGCGAGAATTTTCATTTTTTATCGAAAATAAATGATGAGCATCATTTTTTTGGTACAATCATACCTTTGGAACATCCACGTTTTATTATGCAATATAATTCTAAAAATAAAGATGTTTATATGAAAAAGTATCTTTGCGCTTTAAAAAGTTGA
- a CDS encoding TetR/AcrR family transcriptional regulator, with product MARLSQEIILNMAEKIIYEKGMEKTTLYDIAGNLNVTHAALYKHYRNKEDLFQKLALRWLEETSREIFDWTKDAGKTPDDALHDWLWLLADTKKKRYKTDRKMFLLYTDYIEQNEELVKNHVAHLAQKAEEVSGRTNQGNAIITAFTYFHNPYFASRWEQAGYTDLFEDVWQIVK from the coding sequence ATGGCGAGACTATCACAAGAAATTATTTTAAATATGGCAGAGAAAATCATTTACGAAAAAGGCATGGAAAAAACGACGCTGTATGATATTGCGGGTAATTTGAACGTTACACATGCGGCGCTTTATAAGCATTATCGAAACAAAGAGGATTTATTTCAAAAATTGGCGCTACGGTGGTTAGAGGAAACTTCGCGGGAGATTTTCGATTGGACAAAGGACGCAGGGAAAACACCGGATGATGCGCTTCACGACTGGCTTTGGCTCTTGGCCGATACTAAGAAAAAACGATACAAAACCGACCGAAAAATGTTTTTACTTTATACGGATTATATTGAACAAAATGAAGAATTAGTGAAAAACCACGTAGCACATTTAGCACAAAAAGCCGAGGAAGTGAGCGGTCGAACGAACCAAGGAAACGCGATTATTACGGCGTTCACTTATTTTCATAACCCTTATTTTGCAAGCAGGTGGGAGCAAGCAGGGTATACGGATTTATTTGAGGATGTTTGGCAGATTGTGAAGTAA